In the genome of Natronorubrum daqingense, the window CGACCGTACAACTACCGTGAAAACCATGGTTCAACCTTCCCAGATCGGAGTTACGCCGGCGATCGATGCGCTTTACAGCAGTGTATCGGCAGGCACGATTCCGACGTCGATTCGTCGATTCGATAGTCAGTCGGACATCTCGACAGTGACGAGTGTTGGCGAACACGTCAGTGAGCCACTCACCTCGGTCGCGTTACTCCGTGGCTCGTCACTCTGGGAAGTGGCAATGATCGTGGTTTTGTTTGTGTTGATAAGTGGTTTGGTTGGCATACGCCTGCGCGAAATCATTTCGAGACGCGACGTCGATCTCGCGTCGAATTCGCTGCTCGCGGAGTCAACCACCGATTCAAAAGCCAGCGCACGCTCACCCACCGACGACCAACAACCCTACGAACAGTACCTCTCGCCGGAGACGCCGGTCGAGCTCTTGAGCGACAAGGGAGAAGTGGTTCGCCTGCTCGTCGCGAACCACGGTCGCATTCGACAACATCAGATCGCAGAAGAAACCGGCTGGTCGAAATCGAAGGTCAGTCGTATCTGCTCACAGATGCACACTGACGGCACGATCGAGAAGACATCGGTCGGCCGAGAGAACGTCATTACCCTGGCCGATCAATCGCCAGACTCGGAGTCACACACCGGGGATCCGACGAGTCCACTTCAGTAACACTCCGTCGCTCATCGACATCGACACTCGGTTACATTTTCCACTCGCGTCACTTCGCCGTATACAGTACGTCCCGCTCAAATCGCTTCATCGCGCACGGTCTTTCCTCGAGTGAGGAGTGTTCGCCTCACCGTCCTCGAGCACACTCGAGTCAGCCACGAACGGTGTTGACTTCGTGGAAGCCGCCGATCCGGAAGAAGCCTCAGCAGCGTTTCCATCGATCGAACGGA includes:
- a CDS encoding helix-turn-helix transcriptional regulator; this encodes MVGIRLREIISRRDVDLASNSLLAESTTDSKASARSPTDDQQPYEQYLSPETPVELLSDKGEVVRLLVANHGRIRQHQIAEETGWSKSKVSRICSQMHTDGTIEKTSVGRENVITLADQSPDSESHTGDPTSPLQ